The following coding sequences lie in one Stenotrophomonas rhizophila genomic window:
- a CDS encoding type II secretion system F family protein — MSASTLLIVALLLLALGVGLLGIAGLWLSGQQQRTAATLQGALRSREPRAPAESGTPPPVAAAPRGWAWLATLGERFNGGRIEAALLAAEDRLLLDQAGWHTRVGTATFLALRLLIALAGLLLAAMFYDGDGLSRVVVMGAALGAGVLLPKFALRAWATRLRRRVSAELPLLIDLLRLLQGVGFSMDQSLQTLGDKLRSAIPVLGREIQQANIAYMHGRSRQQSLRRLAESFGDEDLRSLVQLMLQVHEHGGAVQEPLRQFSVRLREQRRSALKEKVGKLSVKMTIVMMLTLLPALMLVLSGPAIIALANAVNRLG; from the coding sequence ATGAGCGCCAGCACGCTGCTCATCGTGGCCTTGCTGCTGCTCGCATTGGGCGTGGGCCTGCTCGGCATTGCCGGGCTGTGGCTCAGCGGCCAGCAGCAGCGCACCGCCGCCACCCTGCAGGGCGCGCTGCGCAGCCGCGAGCCACGCGCGCCGGCCGAATCGGGCACGCCACCACCAGTGGCCGCCGCGCCGCGCGGCTGGGCCTGGCTGGCCACGCTGGGCGAGCGCTTCAACGGCGGCCGCATCGAAGCGGCGCTGTTGGCCGCGGAAGACCGCCTGCTGCTCGACCAGGCCGGGTGGCACACGCGGGTCGGCACCGCCACGTTCCTGGCCCTGCGCCTGCTGATCGCGCTGGCCGGCCTGCTGCTGGCCGCGATGTTCTACGACGGCGACGGGCTGAGCCGGGTGGTGGTGATGGGGGCCGCGCTCGGCGCCGGCGTGCTGCTGCCCAAGTTCGCGCTGCGCGCCTGGGCCACGCGGTTGCGCCGGCGGGTATCGGCCGAACTGCCGCTGCTCATCGACCTGCTGCGCCTGCTGCAGGGCGTGGGCTTCAGCATGGACCAGAGCCTGCAGACGCTGGGCGACAAGCTGCGCAGCGCGATCCCGGTGCTGGGACGTGAAATCCAGCAGGCCAACATCGCCTACATGCACGGCCGCAGCCGCCAGCAGTCGCTGCGCCGCCTGGCCGAGTCCTTCGGCGACGAAGACCTGCGCAGCCTGGTGCAGCTGATGCTGCAGGTACACGAGCACGGCGGCGCGGTGCAGGAGCCGCTGCGACAGTTCAGCGTGCGCCTGCGCGAACAGCGCCGTTCCGCGCTCAAGGAAAAGGTGGGCAAGCTCTCGGTGAAGATGACCATCGTGATGATGCTGACGTTGTTGCCAGCGCTGATGCTGGTGTTGTCGGGCCCGGCGATCATCGCCCTGGCCAATGCCGTGAACCGTCTGGGGTGA
- a CDS encoding tetratricopeptide repeat protein, protein MPIQFRHCAVLLITVAVCTACGSARNAYKPDPLSLAPLDTPPQDDKRMYLDLIGQMQRQGAYYASLAHVEAYRLRYGDSPALRLLQADALRETQQTDAARALYTSLASGPQGAAAWHGLGLIAARAGDAAQAEASLARAVQLQPLNTDYLGDLGFARLRAGALEPAREPLAKAAELAPGSVKANANLAVWALLRNDPAMAEQIMRSAALPDTARQEVQRLAQQLRQPPVARATPLPPAALLAAETPASRTPANTGIPRATRADARLAPSMLERFGATHHANESTP, encoded by the coding sequence ATGCCGATCCAATTCCGCCACTGCGCCGTACTGCTCATCACCGTGGCGGTGTGCACCGCCTGCGGGTCCGCTCGCAACGCCTACAAGCCCGACCCGCTCAGCCTGGCGCCGCTGGACACGCCGCCCCAGGACGACAAGCGCATGTACCTGGACCTGATCGGGCAGATGCAGCGCCAAGGCGCGTACTACGCCTCGCTGGCGCATGTGGAGGCCTACCGCCTGCGCTACGGCGACAGCCCTGCGCTGCGCCTGCTGCAGGCCGATGCGCTGCGCGAAACCCAGCAGACCGACGCCGCGCGTGCGCTCTACACCAGCCTGGCCAGCGGCCCGCAGGGCGCGGCCGCCTGGCACGGTCTGGGCCTGATCGCCGCACGCGCCGGCGACGCCGCGCAGGCCGAGGCCAGCCTGGCCCGCGCCGTACAGCTGCAACCGCTGAACACCGACTACCTGGGCGATCTCGGTTTCGCCCGGCTGCGCGCTGGCGCGCTTGAACCGGCACGCGAGCCCTTGGCCAAGGCGGCCGAACTGGCGCCGGGCAGCGTCAAGGCCAATGCCAACCTGGCGGTCTGGGCGCTGTTGCGCAACGACCCGGCCATGGCCGAGCAGATCATGCGCAGCGCCGCGCTGCCCGACACCGCGCGCCAGGAAGTACAACGGCTGGCGCAGCAGCTGCGGCAGCCGCCCGTCGCGCGCGCCACCCCGCTGCCGCCGGCGGCCCTGCTTGCCGCTGAAACCCCGGCCAGCCGCACACCGGCGAACACAGGCATACCCCGGGCGACGCGCGCCGATGCGCGCCTGGCCCCGTCGATGCTGGAACGCTTCGGCGCCACCCACCACGCCAACGAGAGCACGCCATGA
- a CDS encoding TadG family pilus assembly protein — protein MSVTMMLVMLGLVTMLGLVEIGYLYWAKRDVQKIADLSALAGAQRLDLCTANRADNAAARSNALTANRFPGTLQVSCGVWNPTHASTDHFIGTAPAPVNAVKVIAERPVLPFFGQTHGLPQVRAQAVATRAPPLAVFSVGSQLLRVNGNTPLGGVLKLVGVDLDQTTLLGYDGLAQAKITPGGLLRALGIPVDANISVGDFNALLAAHKVSLGQLLDATASVLSQSGVAHVDMRALKDALAAKLDINQLNLQLGSNAAGSGLFGSIVAPDDPASAALQAEVNALDLITTSISIANGGRGVAVNNLSILGLVQAQTAIIEPPSIAIGGVGARAYNAQVRVKLDIDSNKLSLGLGKVLAALGIRLHLPVYADVTNAMGTLTGLQCAAQPATATIRVESSVLRACVGKVDAATQFSTRNVCDASLQNEQLLTLLGAPLINDQIKLNALTHDETLTLSPGETGSTWINGAQIGTAVNDLVRELLRVLSGMLNPASKGMGNADTANQLADQFLKAANPGNGLYDVDKTIALLRNGSSAQGIEAFGDWEVKDGVPYACGLLLLKTCYKDGSAWEGYRAVVTGQGLGVLDGLLGTVLGGLVINRCSGLVSTLLAYNSCVKGNLATYLQTAPSGMLDNHQGSGSVTDPGTNSVACSGLLCTLLRPVLEGLLKPLLNGVGTLLTQTLAMVLGLELGRTDVHLQAVQCNPAQLVY, from the coding sequence ATGTCGGTGACGATGATGCTGGTGATGCTGGGCCTGGTCACGATGCTCGGCCTGGTGGAGATCGGCTACCTGTACTGGGCCAAGCGCGATGTGCAGAAGATCGCCGACCTGTCCGCGCTGGCCGGTGCACAGCGGCTGGATCTGTGCACGGCCAACCGGGCCGACAACGCCGCCGCGCGCAGCAACGCACTGACCGCCAACCGTTTCCCCGGCACGCTGCAGGTCAGCTGTGGCGTGTGGAACCCCACCCACGCCAGCACCGACCATTTCATCGGCACCGCCCCGGCGCCGGTCAACGCGGTCAAGGTCATCGCCGAACGCCCGGTCCTGCCGTTCTTCGGCCAGACCCACGGGTTGCCACAGGTACGCGCACAGGCCGTGGCCACACGCGCGCCGCCCTTGGCGGTGTTCAGCGTGGGCTCGCAGCTGCTGCGGGTGAACGGCAACACGCCGCTCGGCGGTGTGCTGAAACTGGTCGGGGTGGACCTCGACCAGACCACCCTGCTCGGCTACGACGGCCTGGCCCAGGCCAAGATCACCCCGGGCGGCCTGCTCAGGGCGCTGGGCATTCCGGTGGACGCCAACATCAGCGTCGGCGATTTCAACGCCCTGCTGGCCGCGCACAAGGTGTCGCTGGGGCAGTTGCTGGATGCCACCGCCAGCGTGCTCAGCCAGAGCGGTGTGGCCCATGTGGATATGCGCGCACTCAAGGACGCACTGGCCGCCAAGCTCGATATCAACCAGCTCAACCTGCAGCTGGGCAGCAACGCGGCCGGCAGCGGCCTGTTCGGCAGCATCGTCGCCCCCGACGACCCCGCCTCGGCGGCGCTGCAGGCCGAGGTCAACGCGCTGGACCTGATCACCACCAGTATCAGCATCGCCAACGGGGGCCGCGGCGTGGCGGTCAACAACCTCAGCATTCTCGGCCTGGTCCAGGCGCAGACGGCCATCATCGAGCCCCCGTCGATTGCCATCGGCGGCGTCGGCGCGCGCGCCTACAACGCGCAGGTGCGGGTCAAGCTGGACATCGACAGCAACAAGCTGTCGCTGGGCCTGGGCAAGGTACTGGCCGCGCTTGGCATCCGCCTGCACCTGCCGGTGTATGCCGATGTGACCAATGCCATGGGCACCCTGACCGGGCTGCAATGCGCCGCGCAACCGGCCACCGCCACCATCCGCGTGGAGTCGTCGGTGCTGCGCGCGTGCGTGGGCAAGGTGGATGCCGCCACGCAGTTCTCCACGCGCAACGTGTGCGACGCCAGCCTGCAGAACGAACAGCTGCTGACCCTGCTCGGCGCGCCGTTGATCAATGACCAGATCAAGCTCAACGCGCTCACCCATGATGAAACGCTGACCCTGTCACCGGGCGAGACCGGCTCGACGTGGATCAACGGCGCGCAGATCGGCACGGCGGTCAACGACCTGGTCCGGGAGCTGCTGCGCGTGCTCAGCGGCATGCTCAACCCCGCATCGAAGGGCATGGGGAACGCCGATACCGCCAACCAGCTGGCCGACCAGTTCCTCAAGGCGGCCAACCCAGGCAATGGCCTGTACGACGTCGACAAAACCATTGCGCTGCTGCGCAACGGTTCGTCGGCGCAGGGCATCGAGGCCTTCGGTGACTGGGAGGTCAAGGATGGCGTGCCATACGCCTGCGGCCTGCTTCTTCTGAAGACCTGCTACAAGGACGGCTCGGCCTGGGAGGGCTATCGCGCCGTGGTCACCGGCCAGGGCCTCGGGGTATTGGATGGTCTGCTCGGCACTGTCCTGGGCGGGCTGGTGATCAACCGTTGCAGCGGGCTGGTCAGCACGCTGCTGGCCTACAACAGCTGCGTCAAGGGCAACCTGGCTACGTACCTGCAGACCGCTCCGTCCGGCATGCTCGACAACCACCAGGGCAGCGGCAGCGTCACCGACCCCGGCACCAACAGCGTGGCCTGCAGCGGCTTGTTGTGCACCCTGCTGCGGCCGGTGCTGGAGGGGTTGCTCAAGCCCCTGCTCAACGGCGTGGGCACGCTGCTGACCCAGACCCTTGCGATGGTGCTGGGGCTGGAACTGGGCCGCACCGACGTGCACCTGCAGGCGGTGCAGTGCAACCCTGCCCAGCTGGTGTATTGA
- a CDS encoding fimbrial protein: MSTATLHLLQPMAPPVSLVLVAPDRSLLDVLGAKLPPGTRVHWEDSRESITSLDVHRRTGACVVLLDFRHEQASATTDLTRHLQRTLPDLPLVAVGSTANDQLDGVVAALRAGIRDILDLDASTADIDAVLRRAGSTPGVRSVAPETARKARLVLVLGVRAGVGSSTLAAHVGVLAQQLGHPVAPPTANADPAPPDNSLLLLDLGLPAGDAALYLNLDSQFHYNDALRNATRIDATFVRTAMTRHPGGLALLGQPAGSEAGPIADPAVLVQRLRGVFESVLCDVGGAPVRQIPRSLLNSADEIWLVADQAIGTLVSLDLALKQLEALGVRDGRLQLVINRHDEGGGLAPQQIAERFSLPLLATLPDCNRLRASANHGHLLLQDAPRDPYLRALTPLLARLDPALAGVLPRGWREKLVLRLSGLPWKTK; encoded by the coding sequence ATGTCTACCGCCACCCTCCACCTGCTGCAACCGATGGCGCCGCCGGTGAGCCTGGTACTGGTCGCGCCTGACCGCAGCCTGCTGGACGTGCTCGGCGCCAAGCTGCCGCCCGGCACCCGCGTGCACTGGGAGGACAGCCGCGAGTCGATCACATCGCTGGACGTGCACCGCCGCACCGGTGCCTGCGTGGTGCTGCTCGACTTCCGGCACGAGCAGGCCAGCGCCACGACCGACCTGACCCGCCACCTGCAACGCACCCTGCCCGACCTGCCGCTGGTAGCGGTCGGCTCCACCGCCAACGATCAACTCGACGGCGTCGTGGCGGCGCTGCGCGCCGGCATTCGCGACATCCTCGACCTGGACGCATCCACCGCCGACATCGACGCAGTGCTGCGCCGCGCCGGCAGCACCCCCGGCGTGCGCAGCGTGGCGCCCGAGACAGCCCGCAAGGCGCGCCTGGTGCTGGTGCTGGGCGTCCGCGCCGGTGTGGGCAGCAGCACCCTGGCCGCGCACGTGGGCGTGCTGGCCCAGCAGCTGGGCCATCCGGTGGCCCCGCCCACCGCGAACGCGGACCCGGCCCCGCCCGACAACAGCCTGCTGCTGCTCGACCTCGGCCTGCCGGCCGGCGACGCCGCGCTGTATCTCAACCTGGACAGCCAGTTCCACTACAACGATGCGCTGCGCAACGCCACCCGCATCGATGCCACTTTCGTCCGCACCGCCATGACCCGCCACCCCGGTGGCCTGGCCCTGCTCGGCCAGCCGGCGGGCAGCGAAGCCGGCCCCATCGCCGACCCGGCCGTGCTGGTGCAGCGCCTGCGCGGCGTGTTCGAAAGCGTGTTGTGCGACGTCGGTGGTGCGCCCGTGCGGCAGATCCCGCGCTCGCTGCTCAACAGCGCCGATGAAATCTGGCTGGTGGCCGATCAGGCCATCGGCACGCTGGTGTCGCTGGACCTGGCCTTGAAACAGCTGGAGGCACTGGGCGTGCGCGACGGCCGCCTGCAGCTGGTGATCAACCGGCACGACGAAGGCGGTGGCCTGGCGCCCCAGCAGATCGCCGAGCGCTTCAGCCTGCCGCTGCTGGCCACCCTGCCCGACTGCAATCGCCTGCGCGCCAGTGCCAACCACGGCCACCTGTTGCTGCAGGATGCCCCGCGCGACCCGTACCTGCGTGCCCTCACCCCGCTGCTGGCGCGACTGGACCCGGCACTCGCCGGCGTCCTGCCGCGTGGCTGGCGGGAAAAACTCGTCCTCCGCCTGAGTGGTCTCCCATGGAAGACAAAGTGA
- a CDS encoding DUF3613 domain-containing protein: MTPLPCAVRTTLLAAALLACAGAMAQQRPLTGQMLGDAPPIVAPAAPMPGPTAPPPPASRQVLPPLPASAPLAPLLPSRPQIGDTTRALLQLQASGASAGPRLPILGDQASLSYARYLESFTHPIPEFLDTSVRKQVTGPGNGE, from the coding sequence ATGACGCCCCTTCCCTGCGCGGTGCGCACCACGCTGCTCGCCGCCGCCCTGCTCGCCTGCGCCGGGGCGATGGCCCAGCAGCGGCCCCTGACCGGGCAGATGCTCGGCGACGCCCCGCCCATCGTCGCGCCTGCAGCGCCGATGCCCGGCCCCACCGCGCCGCCGCCACCGGCATCGCGGCAGGTGCTGCCGCCGTTGCCCGCCAGCGCGCCGTTGGCCCCGCTGCTTCCCTCGCGCCCGCAGATCGGCGACACCACCCGCGCCCTGCTGCAGCTGCAGGCCAGTGGCGCCAGCGCCGGTCCACGCCTGCCCATCCTGGGCGACCAGGCCTCGCTCAGCTACGCGCGCTACCTGGAAAGCTTCACCCACCCGATCCCCGAATTCCTCGACACCAGCGTACGCAAGCAAGTCACTGGTCCCGGCAACGGAGAGTGA
- the cpaB gene encoding Flp pilus assembly protein CpaB: MLKLTRIAAVALIALALLLAVVAFLVSRRAAPTVVAAPQVAGQPQQWPVVEAAGELPAGRPISAADLRIGSAPQAPQGGYASIAEATGAVPVHAIAAGTALNSALMARGYALRLNPGERALAVPVDELVAAGNRILPGDYVDVFLNLRAPQGMGTEGQAQARLLLSRMRVLSYGAADTAPGQAAPTDTASEASTDARAQDIQGSASSTSSTSTSAPVRSAVLAVPVAEANRLLLGAQQGRLFLALRNPADVGQPDQELFAQPGGVLDARRELSPEQRLALQSPENDAYAGIDSDALAGRSTRPARAPAPVRASAPRQAPRLDRGVEIIRGDVSSHSGSR, translated from the coding sequence ATGCTCAAGCTGACCCGCATTGCCGCCGTGGCACTGATCGCGCTGGCCCTGCTGCTGGCGGTGGTGGCCTTCCTTGTCAGTCGGCGTGCCGCCCCCACCGTGGTGGCCGCGCCGCAGGTGGCTGGCCAGCCGCAACAGTGGCCGGTGGTGGAAGCGGCGGGCGAGCTGCCCGCGGGCCGACCCATCAGCGCCGCCGACCTGCGCATCGGCAGCGCGCCGCAGGCACCGCAGGGCGGCTACGCCAGCATCGCCGAGGCCACCGGCGCCGTGCCCGTGCACGCCATTGCCGCAGGTACCGCACTCAACAGTGCGCTGATGGCACGCGGCTACGCGCTGCGGCTCAATCCGGGCGAGCGCGCCCTTGCAGTGCCGGTGGATGAGCTGGTGGCCGCGGGCAACCGGATCCTGCCGGGCGATTACGTCGACGTGTTCCTCAACCTGCGCGCGCCGCAGGGCATGGGCACCGAGGGCCAGGCGCAGGCACGCCTGTTGTTGTCGCGGATGCGGGTGCTCAGCTACGGCGCCGCAGACACCGCACCGGGCCAGGCCGCGCCCACCGACACCGCCAGCGAGGCCAGCACCGACGCCCGCGCGCAGGACATCCAGGGCAGCGCATCGTCCACCAGCAGCACCAGCACCAGCGCACCGGTGCGCAGCGCGGTTCTGGCGGTGCCGGTCGCCGAGGCCAACCGCCTGTTGTTGGGCGCACAGCAGGGTCGCCTGTTCCTGGCGCTGCGCAACCCGGCCGATGTGGGCCAACCCGACCAGGAATTGTTCGCCCAGCCCGGCGGCGTGCTGGATGCACGGCGCGAGCTGAGCCCTGAACAGCGGCTCGCGCTGCAGTCTCCCGAAAACGACGCCTACGCCGGCATCGACAGCGACGCACTGGCCGGCCGCAGCACACGCCCGGCCCGGGCGCCCGCACCGGTACGCGCCAGTGCGCCGCGCCAGGCACCGCGTCTGGACCGCGGTGTCGAAATCATCCGCGGCGATGTTTCCTCCCACAGCGGCTCGCGTTGA
- a CDS encoding type II and III secretion system protein family protein, with amino-acid sequence MTQRPARLHRSRHWPTRLLLLLVLGICPVVGMANADVVLQTREQRPWTLPADLDRVAIADPGVADVVMLRGPRQALLVGKAPGTTTLLLWRRQQSEPQRMQIEVRSAIQGALPPSGDLQLTLQDGQGLLQGSAAGLLDHEQSRKAATMALGKEGQLADVSTIASGGVVQVDVKVVEFNKSVLRQIGMSFANKNFSGSNGFFYGITRPGGTLPGVPPATDPGTSPDNVVITNPLSSAFGLVFKSLTHGWDANIDLLQNNGMARVLAEPTLVALSGQSASFLAGGELPILEPQGLGTTTVTFKPFGIGLTVTPTVLGPDRIALKVAPEASDLNYAAGISYNGVQIPSITTRRADTTVELGDGETFIIGGLVSNTVSSSVDKIPLLGDLPIIGAFFRSLNYKREEKELVIIVTPRLVQPLARNTVVPLPGDREVKPNLPVWGAWLLSPASSDQLPGFSR; translated from the coding sequence ATGACCCAACGCCCTGCCCGCCTGCACCGTTCCCGCCACTGGCCGACCCGCCTGCTGCTGTTGCTGGTGTTGGGCATCTGCCCGGTGGTGGGCATGGCCAACGCCGATGTGGTGCTGCAGACGCGCGAACAGCGCCCGTGGACGTTGCCGGCCGACCTGGACCGGGTCGCCATCGCCGATCCGGGGGTCGCCGATGTGGTGATGCTGCGGGGACCGCGCCAGGCGCTGCTGGTGGGCAAGGCGCCAGGGACCACCACGTTGTTGCTGTGGCGGCGCCAGCAGAGCGAGCCGCAGCGGATGCAGATCGAAGTGCGCAGCGCAATCCAGGGGGCGCTGCCACCGTCGGGGGACCTGCAGCTCACGCTGCAGGATGGCCAGGGCCTGCTGCAAGGGAGTGCGGCAGGCCTGTTGGACCATGAGCAGAGCCGCAAGGCGGCGACCATGGCCCTGGGCAAAGAGGGTCAACTCGCGGATGTGTCCACCATCGCCAGCGGCGGTGTGGTGCAGGTGGACGTGAAGGTGGTGGAGTTCAACAAGTCGGTGCTGCGCCAGATCGGCATGAGCTTTGCCAACAAGAATTTCAGCGGCAGCAACGGCTTCTTCTACGGCATCACCCGCCCGGGTGGCACGCTGCCGGGCGTACCGCCGGCCACCGACCCGGGCACCAGCCCGGACAATGTGGTGATCACCAATCCGTTGTCGTCCGCGTTCGGCCTGGTGTTCAAATCGCTCACCCACGGCTGGGACGCCAACATCGACCTGCTGCAGAACAACGGCATGGCCCGCGTGCTGGCCGAGCCCACCCTGGTGGCCCTGTCCGGGCAGAGCGCCAGCTTCCTGGCCGGCGGCGAACTGCCGATCCTGGAGCCGCAGGGCCTGGGCACCACCACGGTCACCTTCAAGCCGTTCGGCATCGGCCTGACGGTTACCCCGACCGTGCTCGGCCCCGACCGCATCGCGCTCAAGGTGGCCCCCGAAGCCAGCGATCTGAACTACGCCGCGGGCATCTCCTACAACGGCGTGCAGATCCCGTCGATCACTACCCGTCGCGCCGATACCACGGTGGAGCTGGGCGACGGCGAAACCTTCATCATCGGCGGGCTGGTCAGCAACACGGTCAGCTCCAGCGTCGACAAGATTCCGCTGCTGGGCGACCTGCCGATCATCGGCGCGTTCTTCCGGAGCCTGAACTACAAGCGCGAGGAAAAGGAGCTGGTGATCATCGTCACCCCACGGCTGGTGCAGCCGCTGGCCCGCAACACGGTGGTGCCGCTGCCGGGCGACCGCGAGGTCAAGCCCAACCTGCCGGTCTGGGGCGCGTGGCTGCTCAGCCCGGCCTCGTCGGACCAGCTGCCCGGCTTCTCGCGCTGA
- a CDS encoding type II secretion system F family protein: MTTVLLLCSAILVLVAVAIELWMGAARRERLRASLQHTEQRLAATPATPQLAGMPARPAAPTALPTGTRRAGGLPWDALLQRAALRTGWRLPILWLLGATLLGWAAAARIGTAWMWPITLGLCALLLGLWISRRILGLQRRLLRQLPDFLDNLVRLTALGNSLQMSFQTASQQVPMPLRGLLDDTLSGTRSGLDLDRALSQAAQPYRLDVLDVLAVVLGVSIRIGGRSDQILQRMSDFMRDVDQARQELMATTSETRMSAWVLGLLPPLSALLMAIASPDFFAPVLEVPLGHRILGAALVMELIGGFLLYRLARSL; the protein is encoded by the coding sequence ATGACCACGGTGCTGCTGCTGTGCAGTGCGATCCTGGTGCTGGTGGCCGTGGCCATCGAGCTGTGGATGGGCGCGGCCCGGCGCGAACGCCTGCGCGCCTCGCTGCAGCACACCGAACAACGGCTGGCCGCCACGCCGGCCACGCCACAACTGGCCGGCATGCCGGCGCGTCCCGCGGCACCGACCGCACTACCCACCGGCACCCGCCGCGCCGGTGGCCTGCCGTGGGATGCGCTGCTGCAACGCGCCGCGCTGCGCACCGGCTGGCGTCTGCCGATCCTGTGGCTGCTGGGAGCGACGCTGCTGGGCTGGGCTGCGGCGGCGCGCATCGGCACCGCGTGGATGTGGCCGATCACCCTGGGGCTGTGCGCATTGCTGCTGGGGCTGTGGATCTCGCGGCGCATCCTGGGCCTGCAGCGCCGCCTGCTGCGCCAACTTCCCGACTTCCTGGACAACCTGGTGCGCTTGACCGCGCTCGGCAACAGCCTGCAGATGTCCTTCCAGACCGCCAGCCAGCAGGTGCCGATGCCGCTGCGCGGGCTGCTCGATGACACGCTGTCGGGCACCCGCAGCGGGCTCGACCTGGACCGCGCCCTGAGCCAGGCCGCGCAGCCCTACCGGCTTGACGTGCTGGACGTCCTGGCCGTGGTGCTGGGGGTCAGCATCCGCATCGGCGGACGCTCGGACCAGATCCTGCAGCGCATGAGCGACTTCATGCGCGATGTCGACCAGGCCCGCCAGGAACTGATGGCCACCACCTCCGAAACACGCATGTCGGCGTGGGTGCTCGGCCTGCTGCCGCCGCTGTCGGCGCTGCTGATGGCCATTGCCAGCCCGGACTTTTTCGCACCGGTGCTGGAGGTGCCGCTGGGCCACCGCATCCTCGGCGCGGCGCTGGTGATGGAACTGATCGGCGGCTTCCTGCTGTATCGCCTGGCGCGCTCGCTATGA
- a CDS encoding CpaF family protein — protein MEDKVMPFAPPHARADAGTMADAVVTPFAQSDEYQKVLVAAHEHLLNSIEDERIDIDAWAPDTVARYVHTQTAIFVQEWRIPVNESEMEVVAAALVKELTGFGPLDDLLHDPSIEDILINGYKDIHVSQGGRLLRAPQRFSDDSHLLRILRRILAPLGRRLDESNPMVDARLPNGGRLNAIISPLAVDGPMVSIRKFRKDPFTPDELLRMGTFDRPMQALLHALVLGRCNILVSGGTSSGKTSLLNALASYIPADERVITVEDTAELSLNHPHVVRLESRIGGADGQGAVSIRDLVRNSLRMRPDRIVVGEVRGAEVLEMLQAMNTGHDGSMATIHANSPRDCLYRIEMLAGFAGFQGSEDSLRRQIASAIDFIVQISRLGSGRRVLVSITEITGVSDNLISTQEMFRHEIQIDADGKEIDRWIGLGFHPHSHKLEPFRRQLREALDGGY, from the coding sequence ATGGAAGACAAAGTGATGCCGTTCGCGCCGCCGCATGCCCGTGCCGACGCCGGCACCATGGCCGATGCCGTGGTCACCCCGTTTGCCCAGTCCGACGAGTACCAGAAGGTACTGGTCGCCGCCCATGAGCACCTGCTCAACAGCATCGAAGACGAACGCATCGACATCGATGCCTGGGCGCCGGACACGGTGGCGCGCTACGTGCACACCCAGACCGCCATCTTCGTGCAGGAGTGGCGCATCCCGGTCAACGAATCGGAAATGGAGGTGGTGGCCGCGGCGCTGGTCAAGGAGCTGACCGGGTTCGGCCCGCTCGACGACCTGCTGCACGATCCCAGCATCGAAGACATCCTGATCAACGGCTACAAGGACATCCACGTGTCCCAGGGTGGCCGCCTGCTGCGCGCGCCACAGCGCTTCAGCGACGACAGCCACCTGCTGCGGATCCTGCGGCGGATACTGGCGCCGCTGGGGCGCCGGCTGGACGAGTCCAACCCGATGGTGGATGCGCGCCTGCCCAACGGCGGGCGCCTCAACGCGATCATCTCCCCGCTGGCGGTGGATGGTCCCATGGTGTCCATCCGCAAGTTCCGCAAGGACCCGTTCACCCCCGACGAACTGCTGCGCATGGGCACCTTCGACCGCCCCATGCAGGCGCTGCTGCATGCCCTGGTACTGGGCCGCTGCAACATCCTGGTCTCCGGCGGCACCAGTTCGGGCAAGACCTCGCTGCTCAATGCGCTGGCCAGCTACATTCCGGCCGACGAACGCGTCATCACCGTGGAAGACACCGCCGAGCTTTCGCTCAACCACCCGCACGTGGTGCGTCTGGAAAGCCGCATCGGCGGCGCGGACGGTCAAGGCGCGGTGAGCATCCGCGACCTGGTGCGCAACAGCCTGCGCATGCGCCCGGACCGCATCGTGGTGGGCGAGGTGCGCGGCGCCGAAGTGCTGGAAATGCTGCAGGCCATGAACACCGGCCACGACGGCTCGATGGCCACCATCCATGCCAACTCGCCGCGTGACTGCCTGTACCGGATCGAGATGCTGGCCGGCTTCGCCGGTTTCCAGGGCAGCGAAGACAGCCTGCGCCGGCAGATCGCCAGCGCGATCGACTTCATCGTGCAGATCTCGCGCCTTGGCAGTGGCCGCCGCGTGCTGGTGTCCATCACGGAAATCACCGGGGTCAGCGACAACCTGATCAGCACCCAGGAAATGTTCCGCCACGAAATCCAGATCGATGCCGACGGCAAGGAGATCGACCGCTGGATCGGGCTCGGCTTCCACCCGCATTCGCACAAGCTCGAACCGTTCCGGCGGCAGCTGCGCGAGGCACTGGACGGAGGCTACTGA